The following nucleotide sequence is from Glycine max cultivar Williams 82 chromosome 9, Glycine_max_v4.0, whole genome shotgun sequence.
caaattgtcttagaatataATTAAACCAATTTAGTTAAAAAAGCAAGAAGACATTCTTAAACGTGCATGCAAATACACCTAATTAATACTAATtcttaataatatatacatgttaATTATTTTGGATCATTATGATATTGGTATAAACTATCCACCAAGTGATTAATTTTTGTAGATTACTTTGCTAAAAATTTTCTtagaatcatattttttttatttttgaacccGAGACTTTACCGACAGAAAACAATTCCACTCGGACTAATAACTTTTGgtacaaataataatttgttttgcaATTTACACAATCCTGTCCTTGATTATAGTTATGAACTGCTTTATTGAATGTTATACATACAGTTCCCTGTGCTTACTGGTCTGCAGGGTACGCCTTCATTGTTAACAAAAAATGCTTTGTTAATTGAATACCCAAGATTTGTGTTTTAATGGTGTGTAGGTGGATGAATATACTTGATCTTAAAGCAGAACAAAAGTGAAGTCAAAATTTGGCACTTCCAGACTAATCTCCAAACATGGAGTGGCTTTCAAGCACAATAATCATGCGTTAaacttgtattttaatttgttagtgTCAAAAACTTTCTATTCTATATATACAGCATACACGTGCTCATAGTTTCCCTCAAATTCTCATCACTTTTCATGTTATTGTATTCCATAATTATCTGTTTCAGTTCCAACAAAAATGGCTCTTCTGCCATATTCAAAATGCAAATTTCTTTTTCCAATCATTTTCCTCTCCTTGACATTATCATCAATGTCACAAGCAGAGCTTGATGCTCACTACTATGATAAAACATGTCCACAAGCAGAGAAGATAATTTCAGACACTGTTCTCAGGGCTTCCACATTTGATCCAAAAGTTCCAGCTAGGATCTTAAGGATCTTCTTCCAAGACTGTTTCATAAGGGTAAGAAATACTACCTTCATTTCATATCTATTAATGTTTAAAGCTTACACAAATTAAGGAGTATTTAATGGGTGTATAatgcattattattatatttggactaaaataaccttattttggttatgtttggttactgattttgaaaacagtttttttttttctaaaatttgtttgtttcttgAGCACATTTAACAGTGTTTGtcctttaaacatatttttattttctaaaagtttgttttttgaacACTTCGACAAAGCACTTGAAGAAAATAGGAGAGAATAAGAAAACACCTCtcagttattttttgttttttttttatttattttatatttaaaacaattatttcatAAACAGTTTTCAAAACTCAACAGATTTTGGATGAAAAATTGATTGCTGAGTAGGGCaaacttgttttaaaaaatcagtttgtaaaacaaaaaagtgaGAAGAAGAAATACACCCTTAATATCTCATTTATTTGTGATAAATTACTATTAAGCAACTGCTGGAAAGGAgtataaacaacaacaaaaaaaagactGAGTTTGTAAAATATCAATAGTTTTGAAAAAGAACAAGGACATGGAATGCAACCTGATTAATGCTTTATTGATTCATGTGAAATATTGAAATGGATTTAATTGTATGTTTTGGTCAATTGTGAATGATAGGTATGTGATGCATCAATATTGCTGGACTCAACACCCAAAAACCTGGCTGAGAAAGATGGTCCTCCTAATCTCTCTGTCCATGCTTTCTATGTTATTGATGAAGCCAAGGCCAAGCTTGAGAAAGCTTGCCCTCGCACGGTTTCCTGTGCTGACTTAATAGCCATTGCGGCTAGGGATGTGGTAGCATTGGTAATAACTCAATTAAGCCTTCAAGCTATTTTAGAACTGCTAAATTCTTGCTTGGCACTTATAAGAGTCATCTGGTATTCTAGTACTGTATCTTGATTCTCTGTATGGTAAATATTTATATGGCAgatcataaaattttatattagacCAATATTAATTCAGAATATTTTTACACTCCTCAAGTCTCACTATTACTACACCCGTTcgtttatgataaaaaaaaaggatgagaGGAGTAAatgataattatcttttaatactCTTTTCAGTTACATTTCATCTTAGCCATTCATCATTTACTTAACTATTTCTATTttcaagataaaattatttaatgaatggTGATTAAGTGTAAGGAAAAGATCTAAAAGAAACCAGTGTGGTTCTAATGTAACGTAGGGTATAACAGAgacatttttgtttcaataataAGAATCCATACTCTTAAAAAGTTTCTTCATGTTCTATATATTACCATCAATCATTCCTAAGAATCTTAAACTTCAACTAGTAGTCTCTATTGcttctatttaaaattatattattttccatctttttttcttcaaatttatccattgctttataaaatataatttttaactacacaatttttcttcatattttcaataattaagataaaaccttaattttagaataataattcTGAGTGTTTATACTTTAATAAAATGAAGTTAtgttttttatgattgattagaCTATTTAATAGCCTCACAAGTCACATTATAATGACCTTAGACGATAAATATTTCAAGACTAATTAATGCAGAGTATAATTACCCAAGATAATGTTAGTAGTATAGTACATATTGCTTTCTATAGTTGAATAATGATTCTTCCATGAATCATCAACTTTGTCAAAGGATGTTAAATTAGGGAGGATACAACTTGTTTTATGTTGtaatgatcattgatcaatatatatattaataactcATAACTTTTCCCAGTCTGGAGGACCATATTGGAATGTgctaaaaggaagaaaagatggAAGGGTCTCAAAGGCATCTGAAACAGTCAACCTACCAGCTCCAACCCTAAATGTGAACCAACTCATTCAGAGCTTTGCAAAGAGAGGTTTAGGTGTCAAAGACATGGTGACTCTCTCTGGTGGCCACACTCTTGGCTTTTCACACTGTTCTTCTTTCCAAGCTAGAATTCACAACTTCAGTTTGTTGCATGACATTGACCCTAGTTTGAACACTGAGTTTGCACTAGACCTCAAAAAGAAGTGTCCAAAACCAAACACAAACTTCAGTGCTGGCCAGTTCCTGGACTCAACAGCATCAGTGTTTGACAATGACTACTATAGACAATTGTTGGTGGGAAAGGGTTTGTTCTCATCAGATCAGTCACTTGTTGGGGATCAGAGAACTAGTTGGATTGTTAAAGCATTTGCCAAGGACCAAAGTTTGTTCTTCAAAGAGTTTGCGGATTCAATGTTGAAACTTGGAAATGTGGGGGTGTCTGAAAATGGAGAAGTGAGACTTAATTGCAAGGTTGTGAATTGAGAATGAgaggggagagagagagagatcggTGAAGTTAGCACCGATTTTTTTGCTTCTTTCCTTCCACCTTTGGTGTTTGGAGAACAATTGTCTAATATGATGTGTTGTTAGTGCTTGTGTTTAAATAAGAGAAATGTTCAATTCTACATCTGTTTCTACACTTATCAGTTGCCACCTTTTGGGAATGAGACATAGGGTGTGAACAAATTAAGACtagtttaaaagtattttaatggttgaataaataataaagttggAATAAGTTTCCATCTTACATTAACCAGCATTTAGAAGAgtttataagaaatatttttgtttgtactAACAGaatcttttttatatacttCACTACCAGAGATCGAATCCTTGATAATATACTTAAAAGGACTTAGTTATCTATCACCAACatttataaggttttttttaatcttattttcaaCCCCAGCACTTACTGTTCTGAAGTCAGAAGTGCATGAAGTCTTGGACAAAACTGGTTGGGCCTAATGTATGTTATGACCCAACAGCATTTCATTCTGATTCGGGCTCTTATGTATCTTAGTAAAGgcaattgcttcctgcactcTTAATTGCCGGAAAAAATTCTTGAAGTGAAGAGTTAGGAAATCTCACATCACCTGTCTCAGTCCTTAgaatgtaatttatatatttattggatAACTCCATTTAGTGTCGATTGGTTTTAAGTTGAAATTTAACATATATCAAACTGAATATTTGTCCCCCAAATCAACAAACTTTTCATATGGATGGAAATGGGTTGTATTTTGTTGCGAGTCTAACCCTCTTCTCGCTTTGTGGTGACTCGTTGAACTCCTTTGATTTGGATGGTTGGGTTGACTCGTTGAACTCACCTTAACCTTTTTGTTTTACATGTTAGAGGAGgtggatcaaaattaaatagataGGTGAATTGAAAACTCTAACTTGtctcacaattaaaaaaaaattatatatatttttttaagaaaaaacaaacattacATGTAATATAGTATTATGAAGTGTTACTTATGATGAATAATGTAGATCTAGAGCTGAAAGGTTGTAATTAATTCAACTTATTTTCAGATTTCTTGGGAGATTTAGCATTTTTgcgtttataattttttttttggtattaaaAGAAATAGTATCAATAAAATTACCCGCTTCAATCTCAATACAAAGTTTGTTTTCTAAATTCCTCTTTAAATTCCCTACCCACATTCTCTCTCTAAATTGAAAACTTGatgctaaataaaattattggttTATGTTTGTATCTATTCGCAATCAGATTTCTGTACCATTCATTATGTGGCccttaattgaattgaaatgCCTTTAGAGATAGTAACAATTTTGCTGAGCATGGTTCTTGTTCAACGAGAGAATAATTTTTTGGCCAAAAGTTGATGGTGGAATTTACACCACGTGGGACACGAATCGTTTGTTTCCACGATATGGTTATCCATTTCACTCAGATATAAAACGACTATTTCTGGATTCaagaaattatttcttattaagAAAGTCCATCCCTTACCTTCCttgtttctccttttcttttcctccCCTTTTCCCTCAGGACAAACAAAACCATTTGATGGGTACGAAATGGCAAGTTTATTGCAAGGCTTATGTGTGAGTGCCTCTCCATTAACCAACTAAATAACATATCTTCCCT
It contains:
- the LOC100795422 gene encoding peroxidase 66, encoding MALLPYSKCKFLFPIIFLSLTLSSMSQAELDAHYYDKTCPQAEKIISDTVLRASTFDPKVPARILRIFFQDCFIRVCDASILLDSTPKNLAEKDGPPNLSVHAFYVIDEAKAKLEKACPRTVSCADLIAIAARDVVALSGGPYWNVLKGRKDGRVSKASETVNLPAPTLNVNQLIQSFAKRGLGVKDMVTLSGGHTLGFSHCSSFQARIHNFSLLHDIDPSLNTEFALDLKKKCPKPNTNFSAGQFLDSTASVFDNDYYRQLLVGKGLFSSDQSLVGDQRTSWIVKAFAKDQSLFFKEFADSMLKLGNVGVSENGEVRLNCKVVN